Proteins encoded by one window of Misgurnus anguillicaudatus chromosome 4, ASM2758022v2, whole genome shotgun sequence:
- the aco2 gene encoding aconitate hydratase, mitochondrial, producing the protein MATYCLTVARLQLALGHGARRLHVAAALNAKAKVSMSRFEPTSYVNYDKLRSNIGIVSKRLNRPLTLSEKIVYGHLDDPAGQEIVRGRTYLRLRPDRVAMQDATAQMAMLQFISSGLPRVAVPSTIHCDHLIEAQIGGAEDLQRAKEMNQEVYSFLASAGAKYGVGFWKPGSGIIHQIILENYAYPGVMLIGTDSHTPNGGGLGCICIGVGGADAVDVMAGIPWELKCPNVIGVKLTGSLSGWTSAKDVILKVAGILTVKGGTGAIVEYHGPGVDSISCTGMATICNMGAEIGATTSVFPFNHRMKTYLEKTGRGEIASLAAENQDLLVPDSGCQYDQLIEINLSELKPHINGPFTPDLAHPVSEIGSVAEKNSWPLDVKVGLIGSCTNSSYEDMGRAASLAKQALDKGLKCKAQFTVTPGSEQIRATIERDGYAKIFRDVGGVVLANACGPCIGQWDRRDVKKGEKNTIVTSFNRNFTARNDANPATHAFVTSPEIVTALAIAGTLKFNPETDFLTAPNGEKFKLMPPTGDELPARDFDPGQDTYQHPPADGLGLKVDVNPQSNRLQLLEPFDRWNGKDLEDLQVLIKVKGKCTTDHISAAGPWLKFRGHLDNISNNLLIGAVNIENDAVNKLRNLLTGEYAGVPDVARHYKKHNVSWVVVGDENYGEGSSREHAALEPRHLGGRAIIVKSFARIHETNLKKQGLLPLTFSNPADYDKIRPDDKISIVGLTSFAPGKPLKGVIKHTDGSKETIELNHTFNETQIEWFKAGSALNRMKELQK; encoded by the exons ATGGCGACCTACTGCTTAACCGTCGCAAGGCTTCAG CTCGCTCTGGGCCATGGTGCCCGACGCCTGCATGTGGCGGCAGCACTCAACGCAAAGGCCAAGGTGTCCATGAGCCGCTTTGAGCCGACCTCTTACGTCAACTATGACAAGCTTCGCTCAAATATTGGCATTGTCAGCAAAAG GCTTAACCGGCCACTCACTCTGTCAGAGAAAATTGTCTACGGCCATCTGGATGACCCAGCCGGACAAGAGATTGTTCGGGGACGTACATATTTGCGCCTGAGACCGGATCGAGTTGCCATGCAAGATGCAACGGCACAGATGGCCATGCTGCAGTTCATCAGCAGTGGACTTCCAAGAGTAGCCGTGCCATCCACAATCCACTGCGACCATCTTATCGAGGCCCAGATTGGAGGAGCGGAAGATCTTCAAAGGGCAAAG GAAATGAATCAGGAGGTTTACAGCTTCCTTGCTAGTGCTGGTGCTAAGTATGGTGTTGGCTTTTGGAAACCTGGATCTGGGATTATCCATCAG ATTATCCTGGAAAACTATGCGTACCCCGGTGTTATGCTGATTGGTACAGACTCTCACACCCCTAATGGTGGTGGTTTGGGCTGTATCTGCATTGGAGTCGGTGGGGCTGATGCTGTTGATGTCATGGCAGGCATCCCCTGGGAGCTAAAGTGTCCAAAT GTCATCGGCGTGAAACTGACTGGCAGTTTATCTGGCTGGACCTCGGCAAAGGATGTCATTCTTAAAGTAGCTGGTATTTTGACTGTGAAAGGAGGTACGGGTGCCATTGTGGAGTATCACGGTCCTGGTGTGGACTCTATCTCCTGCACAG GTATGGCCACCATCTGTAATATGGGTGCTGAAATCGGAGCCACCACCTCAGTGTTCCCATTCAACCACCGTATGAAAACATACCTAGAGAAAACCGGTCGGGGGG AAATCGCATCACTGGCAGCTGAGAACCAAGACCTGCTGGTGCCTGATTCAGGTTGCCAATACGACCAGTTGATTGAGATCAATTTGAGTGAG CTGAAGCCTCACATCAATGGCCCATTTACTCCTGACCTCGCCCACCCTGTTTCAGAAATTGGCTCTGTTGCTGAGAAAAACAGCTGGCCCTTGGATGTTAAAGTTG GTCTGATTGGAAGCTGCACCAACTCCAGTTATGAGGACATGGGCAGAGCTGCCTCCTTAGCCAAACAGGCCCTGGACAAAGGCCTTAAATGCAAAGCTCAATTCACAGTCACCCCTGGGTCTGAGCAGATTCGTGCGACGATTGAAAGAGACGGTTAT GCTAAAATTTTTAGGGATGTTGGTGGAGTTGTCCTGGCTAATGCCTGTGGACCCTGCATTGGTCAATGGGACAG ACGTGATGTCAAGAAGGGAGAGAAGAACACCATCGTGACGTCATTCAACAGGAACTTCACTGCCAGAAATGATGCTAACCCCGCCACCCATGCTTTTGTCACTTCCCCTGAG ATTGTCACAGCCCTCGCCATTGCAGGCACACTGAAGTTCAATCCTGAGACTGACTTTCTCACAGCCCCCAATGGAGAGAAATTTAAACTGATGCCACCCACAGGAGATGAACTTCCTGCCCGTGACTTTGACCCAGGTCAGGATACTTACCAGCACCCACCAGCCGATGGTTTGGGCCTGAAAGTGGACGTCAACCCGCAGAGTAACCGCCTACAGTTGTTGGAGCCTTTTGACAGATGGAATGGAAAAGACCTTGAAGATCTCCAAGTGCTTATCAAG GTGAAAGGAAAGTGCACCACAGACCACATCAGTGCTGCTGGACCCTGGCTGAAGTTCCGTGGTCACCTCGATAACATTTCCAATAACCTCCTCATTGGTGCCGTTAATATCGAGAATGACGCCGTCAATAAACTTCGTAACCTTCTGACTGGAGAGTACGCTGGTGTCCCAGATGTTGCCCGCCATTACAAA AAGCACAATGTTTCATGGGTTGTTGTGGGAGATGAGAACTACGGTGAGGGTTCCAGCAGAGAGCATGCAGCTCTGGAGCCCAGACATTTAGGCGGGAGGGCCATCATTGTGAAGAGCTTTGCTAGAATCCATG AAACTAATTTGAAGAAACAGGGCCTGCTACCCCTCACCTTCTCCAACCCGGCTGATTATGATAAAATCCGTCCAGATGATAAAATCTCTATTGTAGGCCTTACTAGCTTTGCTCCTGGAAAG CCACTGAAGGGTGTTATCAAGCACACTGATGGAAGCAAAGAAACTATCGAGTTGAACCACACCTTCAACGAGACCCAGATTGAATGGTTCAAGGCCGGTTCTGCCCTCAACAGGATGAAGGAGCTGCAGAAATAA
- the csdc2a gene encoding cold shock domain-containing protein C2a yields the protein MADSQTTSTPDPKLHSQRTSASLSLPVLREGSIVLERKPPQTGEPLSPLPTKRTRTYSASVRAKSGPVFKGVCKNFSRSQGHGYIRPSNGGEDIFVHISDIEGEYVPMEGDEVTYKVCPVPPKNIKFQAVEVVITNLSSGRKHETWSGQVISS from the exons ATGGCTGATTCACAGACCACCTCTACACCCGATCCAAAGTTGCATTCCCAACGCACATCTGCTTCACTTTCATTACCCGTACTGAGGGAGGGTAGTATTGTGTTGGAGAGGAAACCGCCTCAGACGGGGGAGCCACTCAGTCCATTACCAACCAAGCGCACACGCACCTATTCAGC ATCGGTGAGAGCAAAATCTGGACCAGTTTTCAAGGGAGTTTGCAAGAACTTCTCAAGGTCACAGGGTCATGGATACATTCGACCCTCCAATGGAGGTGAAGACATTTTTGTTCACATCTCTGA TATTGAAGGTGAATATGTACCAATGGAGGGAGATGAGGTGACCTACAAAGTGTGTCCTGTTCCTCCAAAGAACATTAAATTTCAAGCTGTTGAGGTGGTCATCACCAACCTTTCTTCCGGGAGGAAGCACGAGACTTGGTCTGGGCAAGTTATCAGCTCTTAG
- the phf5a gene encoding PHD finger-like domain-containing protein 5A: protein MAKHHPDLIFCRKQAGVAIGRLCEKCDGKCVICDSYVRPCTLVRICDECNYGSYQGRCVTCGGPGVSDAYYCKECTIQEKDRDGCPKIVNLGSSKTDLFYERKKYGFKKR from the exons ATGGCAAAACATCATCCAGATTTGATTTTTTGCAGAAAACAGGCCGGTGTTG CCATTGGACGACTGtgtgaaaaat GTGATGGTAAATGCGTCATCTGTGACTCCTATGTAAGACCTTGCACACTTGTTCGCATATGTGATGAATGCAACTATGGGTCATATCAGGGCCGCTGTGTCACATGTGGAGGACCTGGAGTTTCTGATGCCTACTACTGTAAAGAGTGCACAATCCAGGAGAAAGAC AGAGATGGCTGTCCTAAGATCGTGAACCTTGGTAGCTCAAAGACTGACCTTTTCTATGAAAGGAAAAAATATGGCTTCAAGAAGAGGTGA